The window TCTCCGCTTGACCGCACGTTTTTTATTCTAACCCATCCTTCCCGGTTTGTCAAGGTCGGGGGGAAGATTGTTATTTGGTCTCATTGGGTCGTTGGTGGAGGTGGAGGTGGACTCTGGCGAGATACCACATGTAATTTTCTATTTTGCAGTCTAGGGCTCGGCTTATATGATTGTTGGCTCCAACCTCGTCCTGATGGACAAACTGGTAAAGTCCAGCATAGAGGTACCGGAAGAACAGGTTTTTCTTGTCTTCGTCATTGGTGTGGTTTAGTAGGGTTTTCACGTCGGTCATTCCCGCATATACCTGGTATATCTGGCGCATAAATGCACGAGAATCTCTTTTAATGGCGGGGAGATATTTTCTTGCCTCCTCTGCTCCCTCCAGTTTGGCCATAGAAAGGTATATCCACAGGCTATCCTCTATGTTTTGTCGGCTGACAGTATGCACTAGTTCGAACTGCCTATAGGCTTTGGCATATTTTCCCAAATAGTAATAGGTCAATCCCCTTTGCCAGAGATATGGTGTTATCTGTGGATTAAGTTCCTCTGCTTTGTTAAAATCCCTGAGTGACTCCTTCAGCAGTGCCAGTTTGAAATGGATCATCCCCCTTTGGATGTAAAGACGAGGGGAGAAGGGGAACATTTTTAATTTTTTGTTACAGAGGTTTAATTCTTTCACCAAAGTACTATCATCTACGGTCATAAGGTGGCAAAAATCCTAGTTCTCCTACCTAATTTCTCCCGGCATCGGTGGATTTTTGAGCCCAGCCATCCCTGCAAAAGAAACTTGTACCATTTCGGCCATTCAATCTTAACTAGTTAAATGGTAACAGAACATAAGAGAACTTTTTGTGACAATTGACCACAATAGTTATATGATTAGAACAAATTTCTAATTTTATTTTGGGAAAAAAATTTGGTGTGAGAGGAGCCGGTATAGGAAAATGTCAGAATTGAACTTGAAAGATGCGCCATTCCACTTTATTGGCATTGGTGGGATAGGCATGTCCGCCCTAGCCTATGTTCTCGCAAAGAGAGGACTTAGAGTTTCAGGGTCCGACCTGCGGGCCAGTCATATTACTTATCGACTACAAGAGCTTGGGGTTACCATATTTACAGAACAGAGTGGTGCCAATTTTGAAAAATTAGATAATAACTTCCCCGGCTTGCGTCCACAGGTAATTTGTTCAACGGCAATTGGACGGCAAAATTCAGAATTCCTGGCTGCGAAGAAAAGAGGTTATCCCATCTTCCATCGAGCTGACGTCTTAGCGGCCTTAATGAAAGGTTATTGTAGTATAGCCGTAGCAGGAACTCACGGCAAAACCACCACTAGTAGCCTAATCTCTTACATAGTCTGGGATGCAGGGTTGGACCCTACAGTGATCATTGGCGGCGAAGTCTCCGCCTGGGAGGGCAATGCTCGTCTCGGCAATGGAAATTACTTGGTGGCCGAAGCTGACGAGTCAGACGGTTCTCTGGTTAAATACTCCCCCCACATTGGAGTCATAACTAATATAGAGTGGGATCACCCTGACCACTACCAGTCCATAGAGCAGTTGGTGGACATATTTCAAAAGTTCGCCCGCCAGTGCAAAACAGTAATCGCCTGTGTAGACTGCCCCGTCGTCGCTGAATCCATCCAAGCAGATATCACCTACAGTATAAGACCTGATTCAGGTGCCGACTACACCGCTACGAATATAGTGCACAGTCCCTTTGGCAGTCAAGCAGAGATTTGGGAAAATGGCAGTCTTTTGGGCAGTATTTCTCTCCTTTTGTCTGGAAGCCACAACATCAGCAACTCCCTGGCAGCCATCGCCGTTGCGAGAAAGTTGGGTCTAGATTTTCCCACAATCGCTAGGGCTTTGGCCAAATTTGAAGGAGCTAAAAGACGATTTGAATACAGAGGTAACTACCGAGGCGCTACTCTCATCGACGACTATGCCCATCACCCCTCGGAAATAAGATGTACTATATCTGCAGCACGTTCTAGATTACCTCAGTATGAGGCAGAAAGAATTGTGGCTGTATTCCAGCCCCACCGATACACCCGCACTGCAGTCTTCCTAGAAGAATTCGCCTCCAGTTTCCAACAAGCAGATGTACTGGTGCTCACTGACATATACAGTGCTGGTGAGGCGCCCATAGAGGGAGTCACTGGGGAAAAATTGGCAGATTGCGCCCGAAAATACCACCCGCGAGTATACTACCACCCCCAACTGTCCAATCTGAAAGATTTCCTCTCCGATTTTTTACAAAAGGGCGACTTGGTTTTGTTTATGGGAGCTGGTAATCTGAATCAGATTATCCCTAATCTCCTTAGCCTGGATGAAAAATCCCTCCCACAAGCGGCTTGAACACCCCTTTTCACCCCCCCCCGTTCAACTAATATTAGTTCCGTCAGCATTCCAGGCAATAAGGCAACAAAATAGAACAAATTTCGTCTCCTGAGTGTTATTTTGGGCAAAAAAAATGATTGTTTCTCTTAGTTACGATTCCTCTGCCACATCCTCTATTTGTCTTAAGGGAACCAGCTGTGTTATACACCAGAATGTCCCCCTGTCGCAATATACAACCTACAGAGTTGGCGGCAAAGCCAGATGGTATGCTGAACCAAAATGTTGGCAGGATGTGGAAGCCCTTTTCCAATGGGTGGAAAAACAACAAATCCCATTTGTGGCATTGGGCGCCGGTTCTAACCTCCTAGTAAGTGACAATGGGTTTGAAGGACTGGTGATAAGTACCCGTCATCTCAGGGGATGTTCAATAGATGAAGAGAAACGGATAATAACAGTAGACGCCGGCTACCCATTGCCCAAATTAGCCTGGAAGATGGCCAAAAAAGGATGGTTGGGACTACAATGGGCCGTGGGCATACCTGGTACCATCGGTGGCGCCGTGGTTATGAACGCCGGTGCCCATCAGTGCTCTATTTCAGATATTTTGATAAATACTACAGTAGCGTCCCCCAATGGTAAAATTGAAACCATCCCAGCCTCACAACTAGACTACTCCTACCGCCACTCCCGACTCCAACAGGAATCCTGTTTGGTATTACAGGCCACGTTGGCCCTGAAACCGGGAATGGGCAGGGAAGAAGTGATGGAATTAACTAGCAAGAACTTCAGGATGAGGAGGGAAACTCAACCATACGACAAACCTAGCTGTGGCAGTGTATTCCGCAACCCTAAACCCTACGCGGCAGGCTGGCTAATCGAAAAAACCGGCCTGAAGGGGTATCAGATTGGTGGCGCCATGGTATCACACCAGCATGCTAATTTTATTCTCAATATGGGCAACGCCACCGCCAGAAACATCTTTGACTTGATCAG is drawn from Geminocystis sp. M7585_C2015_104 and contains these coding sequences:
- a CDS encoding UDP-N-acetylmuramate--L-alanine ligase, whose translation is MSELNLKDAPFHFIGIGGIGMSALAYVLAKRGLRVSGSDLRASHITYRLQELGVTIFTEQSGANFEKLDNNFPGLRPQVICSTAIGRQNSEFLAAKKRGYPIFHRADVLAALMKGYCSIAVAGTHGKTTTSSLISYIVWDAGLDPTVIIGGEVSAWEGNARLGNGNYLVAEADESDGSLVKYSPHIGVITNIEWDHPDHYQSIEQLVDIFQKFARQCKTVIACVDCPVVAESIQADITYSIRPDSGADYTATNIVHSPFGSQAEIWENGSLLGSISLLLSGSHNISNSLAAIAVARKLGLDFPTIARALAKFEGAKRRFEYRGNYRGATLIDDYAHHPSEIRCTISAARSRLPQYEAERIVAVFQPHRYTRTAVFLEEFASSFQQADVLVLTDIYSAGEAPIEGVTGEKLADCARKYHPRVYYHPQLSNLKDFLSDFLQKGDLVLFMGAGNLNQIIPNLLSLDEKSLPQAA
- the murB gene encoding UDP-N-acetylmuramate dehydrogenase; protein product: MIVSLSYDSSATSSICLKGTSCVIHQNVPLSQYTTYRVGGKARWYAEPKCWQDVEALFQWVEKQQIPFVALGAGSNLLVSDNGFEGLVISTRHLRGCSIDEEKRIITVDAGYPLPKLAWKMAKKGWLGLQWAVGIPGTIGGAVVMNAGAHQCSISDILINTTVASPNGKIETIPASQLDYSYRHSRLQQESCLVLQATLALKPGMGREEVMELTSKNFRMRRETQPYDKPSCGSVFRNPKPYAAGWLIEKTGLKGYQIGGAMVSHQHANFILNMGNATARNIFDLIRYVQERVEATWSILLQPEVKFLGQF